Proteins encoded within one genomic window of Haloplanus vescus:
- a CDS encoding 4Fe-4S dicluster domain-containing protein, which translates to MAIDPNFERTREKVDENDGVAVWGPVEPPEKRGIHGTHVAVDFDICLADGACLEDCPVDVFEWVDTPGHPESDIKAHPTHEDQCIDCMLCVDVCPVDAIDVDGSRENRV; encoded by the coding sequence ATGGCCATCGACCCGAACTTCGAACGAACCCGAGAGAAAGTCGACGAGAACGACGGCGTCGCCGTTTGGGGGCCCGTCGAACCCCCGGAGAAGCGCGGCATCCACGGCACCCACGTCGCGGTCGATTTCGACATCTGTCTCGCTGACGGCGCCTGCCTCGAAGACTGCCCTGTCGACGTCTTCGAGTGGGTCGACACGCCGGGCCACCCCGAGAGCGACATCAAGGCCCACCCGACTCACGAGGACCAGTGTATCGACTGCATGCTCTGTGTCGACGTCTGTCCCGTCGACGCCATCGACGTCGACGGCAGCCGCGAGAACCGCGTCTGA
- the tmcA gene encoding tRNA(Met) cytidine acetyltransferase TmcA has product MDRAELVDALVAEAERANERRLLVLAGDRDSGFDAARDALAALDDPDATTVSTREDADYHPEHVAELLGTTRDAVVLDCHEDFSANRLGRVVGAVDGGGLLILLTPTLDDWPDCPGDERLAVPPFTVDEVTGHFRRRLVETLRTHPGVAVVDVDTGAVERDGLTDPIPPQTCAVARTPPDGAAFPDAAYAACRTGDQVDAVGALERLGEAGNAVVVEADRGRGKSAAAGLAAGSLAADGKDILVTAPTYRNAAEVFDRAAALLSTLDALDARDDHTLTATGGGRVRYLDPAAAIDLPDDPDAVVVDEAAALPVRRLTSFLDAPAVAFVTTVHGYEGTGRGFDVRFRERLAEHGHDVTEVLLDEPIRYAGGDPVEVWAFRALLLDARPAVDQLVADATPDDATYRVLDAADLTADEHLLREAFGLLVLAHYRTEPDDLHRLLDAPNLDCRALSVDGHVVSVALLAREGGLSPSLRESMYEGQRVRGNMLPDVLTSQLRDLHAGAPVGYRVLRIATHHAVRSSGFGSRLLANCHKEFASEVDWFGVGFGATPQLVRFWERNDYHTVHCSTTRNATSGEYSAVMLRPTSPDGQSLHDRHARRFCARMRDGLSDALDDLVPDVARAVLRATAHEPIPDLTAHEWRVVAAAAYGPGLYDAAPGAFRELALASLVDPLDAHSPDEARLLVAKALQAHDWETVADDLDYVSTRQCMRAFGEASKPAIERYGSGAAEEERRRYD; this is encoded by the coding sequence ATGGACCGTGCCGAACTCGTCGATGCGCTCGTGGCCGAGGCCGAGCGTGCGAACGAGCGACGACTGCTCGTGCTCGCCGGCGACCGAGACAGCGGGTTCGACGCCGCTCGCGACGCCCTCGCCGCGCTGGACGACCCCGACGCGACGACGGTCAGCACGCGCGAGGACGCCGACTACCACCCCGAACACGTCGCGGAGCTCCTCGGCACGACCCGGGACGCCGTCGTCCTCGACTGCCACGAAGACTTCTCGGCCAACCGTCTGGGGCGCGTCGTCGGCGCCGTCGACGGCGGCGGCCTACTCATTCTCTTGACACCGACGCTCGACGACTGGCCCGACTGCCCCGGCGACGAGCGACTCGCCGTCCCGCCGTTCACCGTCGACGAGGTGACCGGCCACTTCCGGCGCCGACTGGTCGAGACGCTGCGGACGCATCCCGGCGTCGCCGTTGTCGACGTGGACACAGGGGCCGTCGAGCGCGACGGCCTGACCGACCCGATACCGCCCCAGACCTGCGCGGTGGCGCGAACGCCGCCCGACGGAGCGGCGTTCCCCGACGCGGCCTACGCCGCCTGCCGCACCGGCGACCAAGTCGACGCCGTGGGTGCGTTGGAACGGCTCGGCGAGGCGGGCAACGCCGTCGTCGTCGAGGCCGACCGCGGCCGGGGGAAATCCGCCGCCGCCGGCCTCGCCGCCGGCAGTCTCGCCGCCGACGGAAAGGATATCCTCGTCACCGCGCCCACCTACCGCAACGCCGCCGAGGTGTTCGACCGGGCCGCGGCCCTCCTCTCGACGCTCGACGCACTCGACGCGCGCGACGACCACACACTCACCGCGACCGGTGGCGGGCGAGTCCGATATCTCGACCCCGCGGCCGCGATAGACCTACCCGATGACCCGGACGCCGTCGTCGTCGACGAAGCCGCCGCGTTGCCCGTGCGTCGGCTGACCTCCTTCCTCGACGCGCCGGCCGTCGCCTTCGTCACCACCGTCCACGGCTACGAGGGCACGGGCCGCGGCTTCGACGTGCGCTTTCGGGAGCGCCTCGCCGAACACGGCCACGACGTGACCGAGGTTCTCCTCGACGAACCCATCCGCTACGCCGGGGGCGACCCCGTGGAGGTGTGGGCGTTCCGCGCGCTCTTGCTCGACGCCCGCCCCGCCGTCGACCAACTCGTCGCGGACGCGACGCCCGACGACGCGACGTATCGGGTGCTCGACGCGGCCGACCTCACCGCCGACGAACACCTGCTTCGCGAGGCGTTCGGCCTCCTCGTCCTCGCACACTACCGGACCGAACCCGACGACCTGCACCGCCTGCTCGACGCGCCGAATCTGGACTGTCGGGCGCTCTCGGTCGACGGCCACGTGGTCTCCGTCGCCCTCCTCGCCCGCGAGGGCGGCCTCTCGCCCTCGCTCCGGGAGTCGATGTACGAGGGCCAACGCGTCCGGGGCAACATGCTCCCGGACGTGCTGACGAGCCAGTTGCGCGACCTACACGCCGGCGCCCCCGTCGGCTACCGCGTGCTCCGCATCGCCACCCATCACGCGGTCCGGTCGTCTGGCTTCGGCTCTCGACTCCTCGCCAACTGCCACAAGGAGTTCGCCAGCGAGGTGGACTGGTTCGGCGTCGGCTTCGGCGCGACGCCGCAGCTCGTCCGCTTCTGGGAGCGGAACGACTACCACACCGTCCACTGTTCGACGACGCGCAACGCCACGAGCGGCGAGTATTCGGCGGTCATGCTCCGCCCGACGAGCCCCGACGGCCAGTCGCTCCACGACCGGCACGCCCGCCGGTTCTGCGCCCGGATGCGCGACGGTCTCTCGGACGCGCTCGACGACCTCGTGCCCGACGTGGCGCGGGCGGTGTTGCGAGCGACCGCGCACGAACCGATTCCAGACCTGACCGCACACGAGTGGCGCGTCGTCGCCGCCGCGGCGTACGGCCCCGGCCTCTACGACGCCGCGCCCGGCGCGTTCCGGGAGTTGGCGCTCGCGAGCCTCGTCGACCCACTCGACGCCCACAGCCCCGACGAGGCGCGCCTCCTCGTCGCCAAAGCGCTGCAAGCCCACGACTGGGAGACGGTGGCCGATGACCTCGACTACGTCTCGACGCGCCAGTGCATGCGGGCGTTCGGCGAGGCGAGCAAGCCGGCCATCGAGCGGTACGGTAGCGGTGCCGCAGAAGAAGAGCGTCGCCGATACGACTGA